The following are from one region of the Halarcobacter sp. genome:
- a CDS encoding cation:proton antiporter: METILLIIFLSLAISTVLNIILKKLSMSHIIGYIITGTLITTIFDLSNSSDLHILELIAEFGIVFLMFTIGLEMPLNKLKKMKELLFVNGFFQVGVSALIIFLASKFIFSIDTVSSIIIALAFSLSSTAIVLTYLKQSKDIYTPYGESSTAILVFQDLAVIPILLLISFLANDTLSLSEILVNTFLSALLIILFMFTIGKKLLEWHLKFASQTRLEELFLASVLSIVIGTSIFAHYLGFTYSLGAFIAGMIIAETKYHIKVESDIASYKDLLLGAFFFSVGTKIDLPFLLTNIHYVFLVFIMVLIIKAFVVYILMRRKSNKSDSIKSALALCQIGEFSFAVFALAANDNLLDKDLSNFLILVTVISMIITPFIINNIYKLASYFVVEFYESDKITPIDKKNHTIICGYSILGRIIAHQLKRKKRSFVIISDNLKHVILARRNGYLAYFGHLEKLPVLESLKVDEASDIIITLSNLNEKKLICEAVLNFKSDANLIVKIDSLDEKKELRELNIKYFVHSQLETANLMLEKSLSFQDK, encoded by the coding sequence ATGGAAACAATACTATTAATAATATTTTTATCATTAGCCATCTCAACTGTGCTAAATATAATTTTAAAAAAACTGTCTATGTCTCATATCATTGGGTATATAATTACAGGTACACTAATAACTACAATATTTGATTTATCAAACAGTTCAGACCTACATATTTTAGAACTAATTGCAGAGTTTGGTATAGTCTTTTTGATGTTTACAATTGGCTTAGAGATGCCACTAAATAAACTAAAAAAAATGAAAGAACTACTTTTTGTAAATGGATTCTTTCAAGTTGGAGTTAGTGCTCTTATAATATTTCTAGCTTCAAAATTTATTTTCTCAATTGATACAGTATCTTCTATAATAATTGCTTTGGCATTTTCATTATCATCAACTGCCATTGTTTTAACATATTTAAAACAATCAAAAGATATATATACTCCATATGGAGAGAGTTCAACTGCCATATTAGTTTTTCAAGATTTAGCTGTGATTCCTATACTTTTACTTATATCATTTTTAGCAAATGACACTCTAAGTTTAAGCGAAATACTTGTTAATACTTTTTTGTCTGCTTTATTGATTATTCTTTTTATGTTTACAATTGGTAAAAAACTTCTGGAATGGCATTTAAAATTTGCATCTCAAACAAGATTAGAAGAGTTATTTCTAGCTTCTGTTTTATCTATAGTTATAGGTACTTCAATTTTTGCACACTACTTAGGATTTACTTACTCTTTAGGTGCTTTTATTGCAGGCATGATTATTGCTGAAACAAAATATCATATAAAAGTTGAATCAGATATTGCTTCATATAAAGATTTACTTCTTGGGGCATTTTTCTTTTCTGTTGGTACAAAAATAGATTTACCTTTTCTTTTAACAAATATACATTATGTTTTTTTAGTTTTTATAATGGTACTTATAATAAAAGCTTTTGTTGTTTATATTTTAATGAGAAGAAAATCAAACAAGAGTGATTCGATAAAATCTGCCCTAGCTCTTTGTCAAATTGGTGAATTTTCATTTGCAGTATTTGCCCTTGCAGCAAATGATAATCTTTTAGATAAAGATTTATCTAATTTTTTAATCTTAGTAACTGTAATCTCTATGATAATAACTCCATTTATAATAAATAATATCTATAAACTAGCTTCTTATTTTGTAGTAGAATTTTATGAATCAGATAAAATCACCCCTATTGATAAAAAGAACCATACAATAATCTGTGGATATTCAATTCTTGGGAGAATAATTGCCCACCAGTTAAAAAGAAAAAAAAGAAGTTTTGTAATCATCTCAGATAATCTAAAACATGTAATCTTAGCTAGAAGAAATGGTTATTTAGCATATTTTGGACACTTGGAAAAACTGCCTGTTTTAGAATCATTAAAAGTTGATGAAGCCTCAGATATAATAATCACACTAAGCAATTTAAATGAAAAAAAACTAATTTGTGAAGCTGTATTGAACTTTAAAAGTGATGCAAACTTAATAGTTAAAATTGATTCTTTGGATGAAAAAAAAGAATTAAGAGAATTAAATATCAAATATTTTGTACACTCCCAATTAGAAACTGCTAATCTAATGCTTGAAAAAAGTTTAAGTTTTCAGGATAAATAA
- the thiS gene encoding sulfur carrier protein ThiS, whose amino-acid sequence MNLIVNGEEKNFGENSTLQNIISELKIEEKVMAAAVNMEIVKKDEWSSFVLKENDKLELLQFVGGG is encoded by the coding sequence ATGAATCTAATAGTAAATGGTGAAGAGAAAAATTTTGGTGAAAACTCAACACTACAAAATATTATCTCTGAACTTAAAATTGAAGAAAAAGTTATGGCAGCAGCAGTTAATATGGAGATTGTAAAAAAAGATGAGTGGAGTAGTTTTGTTCTTAAAGAGAATGATAAATTAGAATTATTACAATTTGTAGGTGGTGGTTGA
- a CDS encoding toxic anion resistance protein: MQNSRNESLKLLISGIENQSLNLIENSQNKVFEDSLNEEDESKIKNKAKEFLEFISEKDVEEIRTILENILIDDIKDLENSSELLMAKVAQLDSIKDSESSNIANTIIKLNSEISDINPHKYNLNSSGILSLIPFIGKPIDRYLKKFKSAKELIIETINYLEEGEQLLKDDNIVLQHDKKRYSETALKLQKKAFIFEEVISTIEDNLLKLKEEDRVFYESNLLLNLHKKTRSIYEILVVTQQGFLSSDLIINTNWELIDNISNVRIVTKRALESGVAMLVALENQKNVITAVEKTKDVTNDLILSNSKRMNDQASEIYINAGKGTINIDILKESFNQIDEAISKINSSKLNAIIKIKDEIGTLKNITNQLEEKMKEAEQTESFKASFSLEI, translated from the coding sequence ATGCAAAACAGTAGAAATGAATCTCTAAAATTATTAATCAGTGGAATAGAAAACCAATCACTAAACTTAATTGAGAATAGTCAAAATAAAGTTTTTGAAGATAGTTTAAATGAAGAAGATGAAAGTAAAATTAAAAATAAAGCAAAAGAGTTTTTAGAATTCATTTCAGAAAAAGATGTAGAAGAGATTAGAACAATTTTAGAAAATATTTTAATCGATGATATTAAAGACTTAGAAAATTCTTCAGAACTTTTAATGGCCAAAGTAGCTCAATTAGATTCTATAAAAGATAGTGAATCTAGTAATATCGCTAATACAATAATAAAATTAAATAGTGAGATATCTGATATTAATCCACATAAATATAATCTTAATTCTAGTGGGATTTTATCTCTTATTCCTTTTATTGGTAAGCCAATAGACAGATATTTAAAGAAATTTAAATCTGCAAAAGAACTTATCATAGAAACAATAAATTATCTTGAAGAAGGAGAGCAACTACTAAAAGATGACAATATTGTTTTACAACATGATAAAAAAAGATATAGTGAAACTGCACTAAAACTACAAAAAAAAGCATTTATCTTTGAAGAGGTAATTTCAACTATTGAAGATAATCTTTTAAAACTAAAAGAAGAGGATAGAGTTTTTTATGAGAGTAATCTACTTTTGAATTTACACAAAAAGACTAGAAGTATATATGAAATTTTAGTAGTAACCCAGCAAGGGTTTTTATCTAGTGATTTAATAATCAATACCAATTGGGAGCTAATAGATAATATATCAAATGTTAGGATTGTTACTAAAAGAGCACTTGAAAGTGGAGTTGCAATGCTAGTTGCACTTGAAAATCAGAAAAACGTAATCACTGCAGTTGAAAAAACAAAAGATGTGACAAATGATTTAATTTTAAGTAATTCAAAAAGAATGAATGATCAAGCAAGTGAAATATATATAAATGCAGGAAAAGGAACAATAAATATTGATATTTTGAAAGAATCATTTAATCAAATTGATGAAGCAATTTCAAAAATTAATTCTTCGAAATTAAATGCAATAATTAAAATTAAAGATGAAATAGGAACTTTAAAAAACATTACTAATCAACTAGAAGAAAAAATGAAAGAAGCTGAACAAACAGAATCATTTAAGGCCTCTTTTTCACTGGAGATTTAA
- a CDS encoding chloride channel protein encodes MENNNKKMSKHIAEQTVMFATITKWILISSSIGAFIGLIVAFFLKFLEYCENSRSLLPFDYYYLLPFALVVTVIIVKKFAPTAEGHGTEKVIEAVHKNSGEMKLSVIPVKLIATVITIFAGGSVGKEGPGAQIGAAAASSIATLFKFSKRDRKKMVICGISAGFASVFGTPLAGAIFGVEILIVGALMYDILLPSIVAGFAAFFVAKMVGISYTYFDIAYYVTFDFNYVLIAKVILAGIFFGLVADFIITVLKAIHNYASSLKMHYTLKAFLGGVVIVVLTLIVGDQYLGLGFETIKESLSSSTLDHENVPWYAFILKTIFTSLTLGFGGSGGVITPVFYIGATSGNFFGGLVDGYIPLFAALGFVSVLAGATSAPIAAMIMAVELFGVNVAHYAALSIIIAFLMTGHRSVFPSQVLSMKKSDAINVKLGEEIENAEATYTTRFFKNIRRVVRIIYVKSRRRIRNKKAKK; translated from the coding sequence ATGGAAAATAATAATAAAAAAATGTCAAAGCACATTGCTGAACAAACTGTTATGTTCGCAACAATCACAAAATGGATATTAATCTCTTCTTCTATCGGAGCTTTTATTGGTCTGATAGTTGCTTTTTTTCTAAAGTTTTTAGAATATTGTGAAAACTCTAGAAGTTTACTCCCCTTTGATTATTATTATTTATTACCCTTTGCTTTAGTTGTAACTGTTATTATTGTAAAAAAATTTGCTCCAACAGCTGAAGGGCATGGTACAGAAAAAGTTATTGAAGCTGTACATAAAAACTCTGGTGAAATGAAACTATCTGTTATTCCTGTTAAACTTATAGCAACTGTTATTACTATTTTTGCTGGGGGTTCAGTTGGTAAAGAGGGACCTGGTGCACAAATTGGTGCAGCAGCAGCTTCATCGATTGCTACTTTATTTAAATTCTCAAAAAGAGATAGAAAGAAAATGGTGATTTGTGGTATTAGTGCAGGGTTTGCATCTGTATTTGGAACACCATTGGCTGGGGCTATTTTTGGAGTTGAGATTCTTATTGTTGGTGCTTTGATGTATGATATTCTATTACCTTCAATAGTAGCTGGGTTTGCTGCATTTTTTGTAGCTAAAATGGTAGGTATTAGTTATACTTATTTTGATATTGCTTATTATGTAACTTTTGATTTTAATTATGTACTTATTGCAAAAGTTATCCTTGCTGGAATATTTTTTGGTTTAGTGGCTGATTTTATAATTACTGTTTTAAAAGCGATTCATAATTATGCAAGTTCATTAAAAATGCACTACACTTTAAAGGCATTTTTAGGCGGAGTTGTTATTGTTGTTTTAACATTAATTGTTGGAGATCAATATTTAGGATTAGGGTTTGAAACCATAAAAGAGTCCTTGTCCTCTAGCACTCTAGATCATGAAAATGTACCTTGGTACGCCTTTATATTAAAAACAATTTTTACTTCATTAACCCTTGGTTTTGGTGGAAGTGGAGGAGTTATCACTCCGGTGTTTTATATTGGGGCTACTAGTGGAAACTTTTTTGGTGGTTTAGTTGATGGATATATTCCTCTTTTTGCTGCTTTAGGGTTTGTAAGTGTTTTAGCAGGAGCAACAAGTGCTCCAATCGCAGCTATGATTATGGCAGTTGAATTATTTGGGGTAAATGTTGCGCATTATGCAGCCTTATCAATTATAATAGCATTTTTGATGACTGGACATAGAAGTGTATTTCCTTCTCAAGTTTTATCTATGAAAAAATCTGATGCCATAAATGTAAAGCTTGGAGAAGAGATTGAAAATGCTGAGGCTACGTATACAACTAGATTTTTTAAGAATATAAGAAGAGTTGTAAGAATTATATATGTTAAATCAAGAAGAAGAATTAGAAATAAAAAAGCTAAAAAGTAA
- a CDS encoding YraN family protein, with amino-acid sequence MSRLKGDIAENKACEYLNSQAFKIIEKNFYAKKLGEIDIIAVKDEIYHFIEVKSSNSYENAINNITKTKLAKLKRSVDYYIQKKELNSSFCIDAIIVVDEDIEFLENITF; translated from the coding sequence TTGAGCCGATTAAAGGGTGATATAGCAGAAAACAAAGCTTGTGAATATCTAAATTCACAAGCTTTTAAAATAATTGAAAAAAACTTTTATGCTAAAAAACTTGGTGAAATAGATATTATCGCAGTAAAAGATGAGATTTACCATTTTATAGAAGTAAAATCTTCAAACTCATATGAAAATGCCATTAACAACATAACAAAAACTAAGCTTGCTAAATTAAAAAGAAGTGTTGATTATTATATACAAAAAAAAGAGTTGAACTCTAGTTTTTGTATAGATGCAATTATTGTAGTTGATGAAGATATAGAGTTTTTAGAAAATATTACTTTTTAG
- a CDS encoding DUF502 domain-containing protein, with protein MIDKLKDFFGHGKDHIVTVILKGLFWLAPIAAITIIILWVYEKFNSLTGYLFTLIGFEPDKYPILWTFVGVALIAFFAYILGIFVETGLVNFIQKLYSKIPGYSTIKELVNIFNTSKSGEKKVLVVLIRGFSKKDYNIGLMYSTKESVIKDHYTVVLSMTPIPNGGYMFEVHKDKIRVIKEATFDSNLQYLLSMGVKSLAEIVKIDPKPIEEFETLEQYLDEVGRNKEENFDIVK; from the coding sequence ATGATAGATAAGTTAAAAGATTTTTTTGGACATGGGAAAGACCATATAGTTACAGTAATATTAAAAGGTTTATTTTGGTTGGCTCCAATTGCTGCAATTACTATAATAATACTTTGGGTATATGAAAAATTTAATAGTTTAACAGGATATCTATTTACACTAATAGGATTTGAACCTGATAAATATCCTATCCTTTGGACATTTGTTGGAGTTGCACTTATAGCTTTTTTTGCATATATATTAGGAATTTTTGTAGAAACAGGTTTGGTGAATTTTATTCAAAAATTATATTCAAAAATACCTGGATATTCTACTATTAAAGAGTTAGTAAATATTTTTAATACTTCAAAATCTGGAGAGAAAAAAGTATTGGTTGTTTTAATACGAGGATTTTCAAAAAAAGATTATAATATTGGTTTAATGTACTCTACAAAAGAATCAGTGATAAAAGATCATTATACAGTTGTACTTTCAATGACTCCTATTCCAAATGGTGGATATATGTTTGAAGTACATAAAGATAAAATAAGAGTTATAAAAGAAGCTACCTTTGACAGCAATTTACAATATTTGTTATCAATGGGGGTAAAATCTTTAGCTGAGATTGTAAAAATAGATCCAAAACCTATTGAAGAGTTTGAAACATTAGAGCAATATTTAGATGAAGTTGGAAGAAATAAAGAGGAAAATTTTGATATTGTAAAATAA
- a CDS encoding molybdopterin-dependent oxidoreductase translates to MIADINSVCTYCGVGCDITGQVKDNKILKIYAQNDGYVSQGKLCIKGAKGFGFVDSADRIRNSRVKKSFIEKNLEDLPRELKARAKTLKEFDDEYFETPYEFTTSLAAWKLSQIKDTYGRHAFCGMGGARTSCESSYMFQKFIREGMDSPHVDCCARVCHSPSLKGMKPLIGEGAATNPFDDIYKTENIIIMGSNTTEAHPIVANRIIKAAKAKTANVTVIDVRNIQIGKYGKELVIPYEANLLVLNMMAYVILSEKLYDNNFIDARCVGFEEYKESILNDPFANPEYMRNIKGYEDLADSIPEVAREYASKQSMFFWGLGITEHLDGSYAVMAIVHLALLTGNIGKTGTGLMPLRGQNNVQGACDTGCLPYFDPDYGKPKEIGLMTPQLIDEMLKGKIKAMYVMGEDIAHIHPNQNKVHKALENLELIISNELFMNEITKKADIIFGVKSAYEKTGVYVNAMRRLHLSQPLVEADMPDDWEVLRDIENKIKGEFIYETSEDVWNETREKVKSRFSGATYHKLSKNRNRGMQWPIEKEDTPILHLEKFRTEDGKGYFQYHQYKLREQIKKLVDNETFEKNEFYLTTGRTIVHYNNAAQTIRSEALNSRYDKDVILAAKEDEERIGASKIIMKTQYGQTAIMPVKYTKNIRPGTLYTTFHHPESKVNFIFGDEADELILTARFKSIRVEIEPIKG, encoded by the coding sequence ATGATTGCAGATATAAATTCAGTTTGTACATACTGTGGTGTTGGATGTGATATCACAGGTCAAGTAAAAGACAATAAAATATTAAAAATCTATGCACAAAATGATGGTTATGTAAGTCAAGGAAAACTTTGTATCAAAGGTGCCAAAGGTTTTGGTTTTGTTGATTCTGCTGATAGAATAAGAAATAGTAGAGTTAAAAAAAGTTTTATTGAAAAAAACTTAGAAGATTTACCAAGAGAACTTAAAGCTAGGGCTAAAACTTTAAAAGAGTTTGATGATGAATATTTTGAAACCCCTTATGAGTTTACAACTTCCCTTGCGGCATGGAAACTATCACAAATAAAAGATACTTACGGAAGACACGCCTTTTGTGGAATGGGTGGAGCTAGAACCTCATGTGAAAGCTCATATATGTTTCAGAAATTTATTAGAGAAGGGATGGATTCTCCCCATGTGGATTGTTGTGCTAGAGTTTGTCACAGCCCAAGTTTAAAAGGGATGAAACCTTTAATTGGAGAAGGAGCTGCAACTAATCCATTTGATGATATTTATAAAACTGAAAACATAATTATCATGGGTTCAAACACAACAGAAGCACACCCAATTGTTGCAAATAGAATAATAAAAGCAGCAAAAGCTAAAACAGCAAATGTAACTGTAATTGATGTTAGAAATATTCAAATAGGAAAATATGGCAAAGAGTTAGTAATTCCTTATGAAGCAAATCTTTTAGTTCTAAACATGATGGCATATGTAATACTTTCTGAAAAGCTTTATGACAATAATTTTATAGATGCAAGATGCGTAGGTTTTGAAGAGTATAAAGAGTCTATTTTAAATGATCCTTTTGCAAATCCTGAATATATGAGAAATATAAAAGGTTATGAGGATTTAGCAGACTCTATTCCTGAAGTAGCAAGGGAATATGCTTCAAAACAATCTATGTTTTTCTGGGGTCTTGGAATAACTGAACATTTAGATGGTTCATATGCTGTTATGGCAATAGTTCATTTAGCATTACTTACAGGAAATATAGGAAAAACAGGAACTGGGCTTATGCCACTTCGTGGTCAAAACAACGTCCAAGGTGCCTGTGATACTGGTTGTTTGCCATACTTTGATCCAGATTATGGCAAACCAAAAGAGATAGGACTTATGACACCTCAACTAATTGATGAGATGTTAAAAGGCAAAATCAAAGCTATGTATGTGATGGGTGAAGATATTGCTCATATTCATCCAAATCAGAACAAAGTTCATAAAGCCTTAGAAAACCTAGAGTTGATTATCTCAAATGAACTTTTTATGAATGAAATTACAAAAAAAGCAGATATTATTTTTGGAGTCAAATCAGCTTATGAGAAAACAGGTGTATATGTAAATGCCATGAGAAGACTTCACCTTTCTCAACCCCTTGTAGAAGCCGATATGCCTGATGACTGGGAAGTATTAAGGGATATAGAGAATAAAATAAAAGGTGAGTTTATTTATGAAACCAGTGAAGATGTTTGGAATGAAACTAGAGAAAAAGTAAAATCAAGATTTTCTGGGGCAACATATCACAAACTTTCAAAAAATAGAAACAGAGGTATGCAATGGCCTATTGAAAAAGAAGATACTCCTATTTTGCACCTTGAAAAATTTAGAACCGAAGATGGAAAAGGTTATTTTCAATATCATCAATACAAATTAAGAGAGCAAATTAAAAAACTTGTAGATAATGAAACCTTTGAGAAAAATGAGTTTTATTTAACTACAGGAAGAACAATTGTTCATTATAACAATGCCGCTCAAACAATAAGAAGTGAAGCCTTAAATTCAAGATATGACAAAGATGTTATCTTAGCCGCAAAAGAGGATGAAGAAAGAATTGGTGCTTCAAAAATTATAATGAAAACCCAATATGGCCAAACTGCAATTATGCCAGTAAAGTATACGAAAAATATAAGACCAGGAACTTTATATACAACTTTTCACCACCCCGAATCTAAAGTTAACTTTATCTTTGGAGATGAAGCGGATGAGCTTATATTAACTGCTAGATTTAAATCTATTAGAGTAGAAATTGAGCCGATTAAAGGGTGA
- a CDS encoding diacylglycerol kinase: MRNQPKYHFIKNTIYALKGLKDIVRTENSFKIELALFFISIPILFLLDASLTNKILLFATLGLVLLTEAMNSAIERAVDLVTLEHQRMAGMAKDAGSAAVFISIIIALTTWILIVLDSLNII; this comes from the coding sequence ATGAGAAACCAACCTAAGTATCACTTTATTAAGAATACAATATATGCCCTTAAAGGACTAAAAGATATTGTAAGAACAGAAAACTCTTTTAAAATAGAATTAGCCCTCTTTTTTATCTCTATCCCAATATTATTTTTACTAGATGCTTCACTAACAAATAAGATTTTACTTTTTGCAACCTTAGGTCTTGTACTTTTAACTGAAGCTATGAACTCAGCCATTGAAAGAGCAGTTGATTTAGTAACACTTGAACATCAAAGAATGGCAGGAATGGCAAAAGATGCAGGAAGTGCAGCTGTTTTTATCTCAATTATAATAGCCCTTACCACATGGATTTTAATAGTATTAGATAGTTTGAATATTATTTAA
- a CDS encoding PAS domain S-box protein, producing MLKKEKIISIIVTIILIYISHNLIESNNYNIESNIDNLSKEVLSSQANVLERTISRNTKSAIILGEHIKILNGDMSSFESFSKMLLSELKSVNNLQLAPNAVVEKIYPLKGNEKAIGHDLFKDDARKKEAFLTKKSHKLTLAGPFTLLQGGVGIVARKPVYINDKFWGFASALIILDDLIKNTNINELKEKKYIFRLKRIHPDTEKMDIFYGNKSFSSEQKIYTKSLKVPNGTWYLDIQYTGVYLSNSLIFTLYSVSILISILLGYLLFIILNRPRELEKLNLLLEKKVQEQTKKIQSNLDLIGNYVLYSRTDTEGVITEVSEAYCNLTGYSREELLGNTHSILKESNYSSEFYENMWNTIKSGKTWTGELKNVAKSGHDFWVNSMISPEYDENKSLVGFIAIRQDITAKKTFEEKQVDYFQNAKMVAMGEMIGNIAHQWRQPLSAISSLASGLIFEKKANIIDDESVYKKLGNIVDYTLHLSKTIDTFRDFLRVRKSVEKTNLEDRISASKMIIDATLKEKGIYLIDNINYEKKTEVNLIIGQLEQVLLNIFNNAKDALLEEEIVNPWIKLESYTSNKGIVITIEDNAGGIPEKIMPHIFEPYFTTKHQTLGTGLGLNMSYRIINESLKGNIYAKNTENGAKFYIELPLIN from the coding sequence ATGCTTAAAAAAGAAAAAATTATTTCTATTATAGTAACTATTATACTAATTTATATAAGCCATAATCTAATAGAAAGTAATAATTATAATATTGAAAGCAATATTGATAACCTATCAAAAGAAGTTCTTAGTTCCCAAGCAAATGTTTTAGAAAGAACAATCTCAAGAAATACAAAAAGTGCAATAATTTTAGGTGAACATATAAAAATACTAAATGGAGATATGAGTAGTTTTGAGAGTTTTTCAAAGATGCTTTTATCTGAATTAAAAAGTGTAAATAACCTTCAATTAGCTCCCAATGCAGTAGTTGAAAAAATATATCCATTAAAAGGAAATGAAAAAGCTATTGGACATGATCTATTTAAAGATGATGCAAGAAAAAAAGAAGCATTTTTAACTAAGAAAAGTCATAAGCTAACTTTAGCCGGTCCTTTTACTTTATTACAAGGTGGAGTAGGGATTGTTGCTAGAAAACCTGTTTATATAAATGATAAATTTTGGGGATTTGCTTCTGCTTTAATTATTTTAGATGATTTGATTAAAAATACAAATATAAATGAATTAAAAGAAAAAAAGTATATTTTTAGATTAAAAAGAATCCATCCAGATACAGAAAAAATGGATATTTTTTATGGAAATAAGAGTTTTTCTTCAGAACAAAAAATTTATACAAAAAGTTTAAAGGTACCAAATGGAACTTGGTATTTAGATATACAATATACAGGAGTTTATTTATCAAATAGTTTAATTTTCACTTTATATTCTGTTAGTATTTTAATCTCTATTTTACTTGGATATCTTTTATTTATAATCTTAAATAGACCAAGAGAGTTAGAAAAACTAAATCTATTATTAGAAAAAAAGGTTCAAGAGCAAACTAAAAAAATACAAAGTAATCTTGACTTAATAGGTAACTATGTTCTTTATTCAAGAACTGATACCGAAGGAGTTATTACTGAAGTTAGTGAAGCATATTGTAACTTGACAGGATACTCAAGAGAAGAATTATTGGGAAATACTCATAGTATATTAAAAGAATCTAATTACTCAAGTGAGTTTTATGAAAATATGTGGAATACAATAAAATCAGGCAAAACTTGGACAGGTGAGCTTAAAAATGTAGCTAAATCAGGTCATGATTTTTGGGTTAATTCTATGATATCTCCTGAGTATGATGAAAATAAATCTTTAGTTGGATTTATAGCTATTAGACAAGATATTACAGCTAAAAAAACTTTTGAAGAGAAACAAGTTGACTATTTTCAAAATGCAAAAATGGTTGCAATGGGAGAGATGATAGGTAATATTGCCCACCAATGGAGACAACCTTTAAGTGCAATTAGTTCTTTGGCAAGTGGATTGATTTTTGAAAAAAAAGCAAATATTATTGATGATGAAAGTGTGTATAAGAAATTAGGGAATATCGTTGATTATACTCTTCATTTATCAAAAACTATTGATACCTTTAGAGATTTTTTAAGAGTTAGAAAAAGTGTTGAAAAAACAAATCTAGAAGATAGAATCAGTGCATCAAAAATGATTATTGATGCAACTTTAAAAGAAAAAGGTATTTACCTAATTGATAATATTAATTATGAAAAGAAAACAGAAGTTAATTTGATTATTGGTCAATTAGAGCAGGTTTTATTAAATATTTTTAATAATGCTAAAGATGCTTTGTTAGAAGAAGAAATAGTAAATCCATGGATAAAATTAGAATCATATACAAGTAACAAAGGTATTGTAATCACTATTGAAGATAATGCAGGTGGAATTCCTGAAAAAATTATGCCACACATTTTTGAACCATATTTTACAACTAAACACCAAACTTTGGGAACAGGTTTAGGGTTAAATATGAGTTATAGAATTATAAATGAGAGTCTAAAAGGCAATATATATGCTAAAAATACAGAAAATGGAGCCAAATTTTATATTGAGTTGCCATTAATTAATTAA